In the Borrelia turicatae 91E135 genome, one interval contains:
- the cmk gene encoding (d)CMP kinase: MVIAIDGPSASGKSSIAKALGMRLGFKFISSGYFYRIITLIAQRFSLNEYDLLSESKILELVSQNDIKFNGFDFLLNGTNVISHILNERIDFQVSLYSSYIGVRNIVNKKLREIVKLKDDNYIIEGRDITTVVFPEAEVKIYLDASVKVRALRRYNQRSDNVTLNELEQALERRDEIDQNKEYGKLKLDKEVFYIDTSYKCLDDVCNIIIKTFNLKKKVIER; this comes from the coding sequence ATGGTAATAGCAATTGATGGCCCGTCAGCTTCGGGGAAAAGCTCGATTGCGAAAGCATTGGGGATGAGATTAGGGTTTAAGTTTATTAGCTCTGGTTATTTTTATAGGATAATAACTTTGATTGCTCAAAGGTTTTCACTAAACGAATATGATTTGCTTAGTGAGAGTAAAATTTTGGAACTTGTATCACAAAATGATATCAAATTTAATGGTTTTGATTTTTTGCTTAATGGTACAAATGTTATAAGCCATATTTTAAATGAAAGAATAGATTTTCAAGTTTCTCTTTATTCTTCTTATATAGGTGTTAGAAATATTGTTAATAAAAAATTAAGAGAAATAGTTAAATTAAAGGATGATAATTATATAATAGAGGGTAGAGATATTACTACTGTAGTATTTCCAGAAGCTGAGGTCAAGATTTATCTTGATGCTTCTGTTAAAGTGCGAGCTTTAAGACGGTATAATCAAAGGAGTGATAATGTAACTTTAAATGAGTTAGAGCAAGCACTAGAGAGACGGGATGAGATTGATCAAAATAAAGAGTATGGTAAATTGAAATTGGATAAGGAAGTGTTTTATATTGATACAAGCTATAAATGCTTAGATGATGTATGTAATATTATCATAAAGACGTTTAATTTGAAAAAAAAAGTGATAGAGAGGTGA
- the tsf gene encoding translation elongation factor Ts: MSISPQEVKKLRDVTGAGFGDCKKALDAVGGDFELAKKKLREMGIASADKRSGRDAKEGRVFSYVNKERVGLLLISCETDFVAMNSDFVTFGNSLIKQLVESGKDSLDKQQELEIKNLAATIKENIHVSKIYISNIASNELVKNYLHGEQSKIGVFIKLKVDDVLKMEDESLNNLAMDLALHVAAFAPLYLSVGDICSNYIKEQEEMFTKQMEASGKSEAVIKGIVSGKLKKHLGEIALLEQGFVKDDKLTVKEKIEEISKSILTKIEIVDFKYLSVG, encoded by the coding sequence ATGAGTATTAGTCCTCAAGAGGTAAAAAAGCTTAGAGATGTAACTGGAGCTGGATTTGGTGATTGTAAGAAGGCATTAGATGCTGTTGGTGGTGATTTTGAATTGGCAAAGAAAAAACTTCGAGAAATGGGTATTGCATCTGCTGATAAGAGAAGTGGTAGGGATGCTAAGGAGGGACGAGTATTTTCTTATGTAAATAAAGAGAGAGTGGGTCTTTTACTTATTTCGTGTGAAACAGATTTTGTTGCTATGAATAGTGATTTTGTGACTTTTGGAAATTCTTTGATAAAACAATTGGTTGAGAGTGGTAAAGATTCTTTAGATAAGCAGCAAGAGCTTGAAATTAAAAATTTAGCAGCCACAATCAAGGAAAATATTCATGTAAGTAAGATTTATATTTCAAATATTGCATCTAATGAACTTGTAAAAAATTATCTTCATGGAGAGCAATCTAAGATAGGTGTTTTTATTAAATTAAAGGTAGATGATGTTTTAAAAATGGAAGATGAGAGTTTAAATAATCTTGCAATGGATTTAGCTTTACATGTAGCAGCTTTTGCTCCGCTTTATTTAAGCGTTGGTGATATTTGTTCTAATTATATTAAAGAGCAGGAAGAAATGTTTACAAAGCAGATGGAAGCTAGTGGAAAATCTGAAGCTGTAATTAAAGGGATAGTATCTGGGAAACTTAAAAAGCATTTGGGAGAAATTGCTCTCTTGGAACAAGGATTTGTAAAGGATGATAAACTTACCGTTAAAGAAAAGATTGAAGAGATTTCTAAATCAATTTTAACCAAGATAGAGATAGTAGATTTTAAATATTTAAGTGTTGGGTAA
- the recA gene encoding recombinase RecA, protein MSKLKDKIDDSLNDRLNREKAIELARIQIEKDFGKGSLIKMGESPVGKGIESISSGSILLDEAIGVGGYPRGRIIEIFGPESSGKTTLTLQAISEVQKNGGIAAFIDAEHALDPVYAKALGVNIDELWLSQPDTGEQALEIAEYLIRSGGVDLIVVDSVAALTPQAEIDGEMGDCQIGLQARLMSKALRKITGILSKSKTCIMFINQLRMKIGVMFGNPETTTGGNALKFYSSLRLEVRKIEQVTGSSADDVVGNKVRVKVVKNKVAPPFRKIELVIYFGKGISREASILDASIKYKLIQKIGSWYSIGDDKLGQGRESAIIYLIKEKELTNELEIKLRKIIFEGLSPDSIEIGPPNVKKDKE, encoded by the coding sequence ATGTCAAAATTAAAAGATAAAATAGATGATTCTTTAAATGATAGATTAAATAGAGAAAAGGCCATTGAGCTTGCTAGAATTCAAATAGAGAAGGATTTTGGTAAAGGAAGTCTTATTAAGATGGGAGAGTCTCCTGTGGGTAAAGGCATAGAGAGCATATCAAGTGGTTCTATTTTGCTTGATGAGGCAATTGGTGTTGGAGGATATCCAAGGGGAAGAATAATAGAAATTTTTGGCCCTGAATCTTCTGGAAAAACCACTTTAACTCTTCAAGCAATTTCTGAAGTTCAAAAAAATGGTGGAATAGCAGCTTTTATTGATGCTGAACATGCTCTTGATCCTGTTTATGCAAAAGCTTTGGGTGTTAATATTGATGAACTTTGGCTTAGTCAACCTGATACTGGAGAACAAGCTCTTGAGATTGCTGAATATTTAATTAGAAGTGGTGGAGTTGATTTGATTGTTGTTGATTCTGTTGCCGCCTTAACCCCACAAGCAGAGATTGATGGAGAGATGGGCGATTGTCAAATTGGGCTTCAAGCAAGATTAATGAGCAAGGCTTTAAGAAAGATTACGGGTATACTTTCAAAGTCTAAGACTTGTATTATGTTTATCAATCAATTAAGAATGAAAATCGGTGTAATGTTTGGCAATCCGGAAACTACTACTGGAGGAAATGCTTTAAAATTTTATTCTTCTCTTCGTCTTGAAGTTAGGAAAATTGAACAGGTAACGGGGAGTTCTGCAGATGATGTTGTTGGGAATAAGGTAAGAGTTAAGGTTGTGAAAAATAAAGTAGCACCTCCTTTTCGTAAAATCGAGCTTGTGATTTATTTTGGGAAAGGTATTTCACGTGAAGCTAGTATATTAGATGCTTCGATTAAGTATAAGTTGATACAAAAAATAGGTTCTTGGTATTCTATAGGAGATGATAAATTAGGACAAGGTAGAGAAAGTGCTATTATTTATCTCATTAAAGAAAAAGAACTTACTAATGAACTTGAGATTAAACTTAGAAAGATAATTTTTGAAGGTCTAAGTCCAGATTCTATTGAAATTGGTCCGCCTAATGTTAAAAAAGATAAAGAATAG
- a CDS encoding phosphatidate cytidylyltransferase: MIKTWNVLKIGRGILGDKSLFNLRSKKLAFVARLGTFLFFVPLVLFLIFLEFNNYLFINILIFMFSGVAAKEVNDLLRVKSSSISSTLSFFLGIAPPILTYVHCNVFDLGINIIFYLVITLVFSNWIVNLVFIKENEIVNFLSQATSIIFILIYPGVLMSFVVAITTLPRAPILLLILFSMVSGNDTFAYLVGYFFGKNSYRPTIISPNKTIMGFLGGILFSVIVAIVVVCLGLINLTYGEAMIFGVLIGFFTIIGDLFESGLKRSAGVKDSGNIIPGRGGALDSIDSYLLTGPIFYLYLS; this comes from the coding sequence ATGATAAAGACTTGGAATGTTTTAAAAATAGGAAGAGGAATTTTGGGAGATAAAAGTTTATTTAATCTTAGGTCTAAAAAATTAGCATTTGTTGCACGATTGGGGACATTTTTGTTTTTTGTTCCTTTAGTTTTGTTTTTAATATTTTTAGAGTTTAATAATTATTTATTTATTAATATTTTAATTTTTATGTTTAGTGGAGTTGCTGCAAAGGAAGTTAATGATTTGCTTAGGGTTAAATCTTCTTCCATTTCTAGTACTTTATCTTTCTTTTTAGGGATAGCTCCTCCAATTTTGACATATGTACATTGCAATGTTTTTGATTTGGGTATAAATATAATATTTTATTTGGTTATAACTTTAGTGTTTAGTAACTGGATTGTTAATTTGGTTTTCATTAAAGAAAATGAAATTGTTAATTTTTTATCACAGGCAACTTCGATAATTTTCATACTTATATATCCGGGTGTTTTGATGTCATTTGTTGTTGCTATTACTACTTTGCCAAGAGCACCTATTCTTTTGTTAATACTTTTCTCTATGGTTAGTGGTAATGATACTTTTGCTTATCTTGTTGGATATTTTTTTGGAAAAAATAGTTATAGACCTACAATTATTAGTCCCAATAAAACGATAATGGGATTTTTAGGTGGTATATTATTTTCTGTTATTGTTGCAATAGTTGTAGTATGTTTAGGTTTGATAAATTTAACTTATGGAGAAGCTATGATTTTTGGTGTCTTAATAGGATTTTTTACTATTATTGGTGATTTATTTGAATCTGGACTTAAACGTAGTGCAGGAGTTAAAGACTCTGGCAATATTATTCCTGGTAGAGGTGGTGCTCTTGATTCAATTGATTCATACCTTTTAACAGGTCCTATATTTTATTTATATTTGTCGTAA
- a CDS encoding Maf family protein gives MIYKENFEIALVSNSFARAEFLEALKIKFLSLSVDIDEGSIMKSGEIGVTKRIAVLKLTNAIEKYGKDKCLITVDTLLKNDSIYVGKLSDEKEAFSKIMGYSHKLIEVETSFCVFIPGKEKIIKACEVSFIKFRELTPDIVYHYIALGHWKDKAGGISLKNGVADILIEYINGSYSNIIGLPIGLFYDILIRENVISTI, from the coding sequence ATGATTTATAAAGAAAATTTTGAGATTGCACTTGTATCAAATTCTTTTGCTAGGGCCGAGTTTTTAGAGGCTTTGAAAATTAAATTTTTATCCCTTAGTGTTGATATTGATGAAGGTTCAATAATGAAATCAGGTGAAATTGGTGTTACAAAGAGGATAGCGGTTCTTAAACTTACTAATGCTATTGAGAAGTATGGCAAGGATAAATGTTTAATTACTGTTGATACTTTGTTAAAGAATGATTCAATTTATGTTGGAAAACTAAGTGATGAAAAGGAAGCTTTTAGTAAGATAATGGGGTATAGTCATAAGCTTATTGAAGTTGAAACTAGTTTTTGTGTATTTATTCCAGGGAAAGAAAAAATAATTAAAGCCTGTGAGGTTTCATTTATTAAATTTAGGGAATTAACCCCAGATATTGTTTATCATTATATTGCACTTGGGCATTGGAAAGATAAAGCTGGAGGTATAAGTCTTAAAAATGGTGTTGCAGATATCTTGATTGAATATATTAATGGTAGTTATTCAAATATCATAGGCTTACCAATTGGTTTGTTTTATGATATTCTTATTAGAGAAAACGTAATTTCCACTATATAA
- the frr gene encoding ribosome recycling factor — translation MEEYKALLDEKMSKVLLSLESEYKSLRTGRINSSLFDKVLVDYYGEKTPLTRVANVSIPEARLIVIQPWDKSLLSKIEQAILSSDLSMNPSSDGAVLRIKVPVLTVERRKEIVKQAKKIAEEYKVAARNVRQELNSKAKKQEKDSQITEDDLRRILDDIQRDTNSYIKKIDEIFDLKTKEIMEV, via the coding sequence ATGGAGGAATATAAGGCTTTATTGGACGAGAAGATGAGTAAAGTTCTTTTATCTCTTGAGAGTGAATATAAATCTTTAAGAACGGGCAGGATAAATAGCTCTCTTTTTGATAAAGTATTAGTTGATTATTATGGAGAAAAGACCCCTTTAACTAGGGTTGCCAATGTTAGTATTCCCGAGGCAAGACTTATTGTAATTCAGCCTTGGGATAAAAGCTTATTATCTAAAATAGAACAGGCTATACTTAGTTCAGATCTTTCTATGAATCCTTCAAGTGATGGGGCAGTCCTTAGAATTAAAGTACCTGTATTGACTGTTGAGAGACGTAAAGAAATAGTAAAGCAGGCAAAAAAAATTGCGGAAGAATATAAGGTTGCGGCCAGAAATGTAAGGCAGGAATTAAATAGTAAGGCCAAGAAGCAAGAAAAAGATTCTCAGATTACTGAAGATGATTTGCGTCGGATTTTAGATGATATTCAAAGGGATACTAATTCTTATATCAAGAAAATAGATGAGATTTTTGATTTAAAAACAAAGGAAATAATGGAAGTTTAA
- a CDS encoding pseudouridine synthase, producing the protein MTNTNSKGLRVHVFLAEKGVGSRRFCEDLIRKNSVRINNTLAKLGDKVFLGDRVECRKQVFVFRDCKVESKIYIALHKPKNYLCSNFDPEGRQLAISLVQPLFKERLFSIGRLDFKSSGLLLFTNDGQFANNIVHPRSKVEKEYIVESKRAVNENLLINFKHGIKIGREIFKLKSYVMLGNNSVKLVLTEGKNREIRKVFLSKNIFLKKIHRIRIGNIKLDDLKEGQIKVLSLAKINKFKTQILGEY; encoded by the coding sequence TTGACGAATACAAACAGCAAAGGGCTTAGAGTTCATGTTTTTTTAGCAGAGAAAGGTGTGGGCTCTAGGAGGTTTTGTGAAGATCTTATAAGAAAGAATTCTGTTAGAATAAACAATACTCTTGCAAAACTTGGAGATAAGGTGTTCTTGGGTGATAGAGTGGAGTGTAGAAAACAGGTATTTGTTTTTAGGGATTGTAAAGTTGAAAGTAAGATTTATATAGCCCTTCATAAACCTAAAAATTATTTGTGTTCCAATTTTGATCCAGAGGGGAGACAGTTGGCAATATCTTTAGTTCAGCCTTTGTTTAAAGAACGTTTATTTTCAATTGGTAGACTTGATTTTAAAAGTTCTGGGCTTTTACTTTTTACTAATGATGGTCAGTTCGCAAATAATATTGTTCATCCAAGGAGTAAGGTTGAAAAAGAGTATATTGTTGAGTCAAAAAGGGCTGTTAATGAGAATTTGCTTATTAATTTTAAACATGGAATAAAGATAGGAAGGGAAATTTTTAAGTTAAAATCTTATGTAATGCTTGGCAATAATTCTGTTAAATTGGTTTTAACGGAAGGTAAAAATAGGGAGATTCGAAAAGTTTTTTTAAGTAAGAATATTTTTTTAAAGAAAATTCACAGAATTAGAATAGGTAATATTAAATTGGATGATTTAAAAGAAGGGCAAATTAAGGTTTTGTCTTTAGCTAAGATTAATAAATTCAAGACACAAATTTTGGGAGAATATTAA
- the rpsB gene encoding 30S ribosomal protein S2, translated as MAVITMKSLLEAGVHFGHQVKRLDPRMKRFIFSERNEIHILDLQKTLQGIKDSYELVQSVIKSGKKVLFVGTKKQASEIIEQEARRSDMPYVNNRWLGGMLSNFNTIKKSVQKLKKLEKMEIDGTFEMISKKEVSQLNREKLKLSKNLTGIKDMEELPGAVFIIDPKREQIVINEARKLGIPIISVVDTNCNPDVIDCPIPGNDDAIRSVALFTKIISDAILESDKEVGIQIVENLNEEDLMSEIAVKDEKKEL; from the coding sequence TTGGCAGTTATTACTATGAAAAGTCTTTTAGAGGCCGGAGTTCATTTTGGACATCAGGTAAAAAGGCTTGATCCAAGAATGAAAAGGTTTATCTTTTCAGAGAGAAATGAAATCCATATTTTGGATTTGCAAAAAACTTTGCAAGGTATTAAAGATTCTTATGAACTTGTTCAAAGTGTTATAAAAAGTGGTAAAAAGGTCTTGTTTGTTGGTACTAAAAAGCAGGCAAGTGAGATAATTGAACAAGAGGCTAGAAGAAGTGATATGCCTTATGTTAATAATAGATGGCTTGGTGGAATGCTTTCAAACTTTAATACTATTAAAAAATCAGTTCAGAAATTAAAGAAATTAGAAAAAATGGAAATTGATGGAACTTTTGAGATGATTAGTAAAAAGGAAGTTTCTCAACTTAATCGTGAAAAGTTAAAATTATCTAAAAATTTGACAGGAATTAAAGATATGGAAGAGCTTCCTGGTGCCGTTTTCATTATTGATCCTAAAAGAGAACAAATAGTGATTAATGAGGCTAGAAAGCTTGGTATTCCTATAATTTCAGTTGTTGATACAAATTGTAATCCGGATGTGATTGACTGTCCAATTCCTGGAAATGATGATGCAATTCGTTCTGTTGCTTTATTTACTAAGATAATATCTGATGCTATTTTGGAGAGTGATAAAGAGGTTGGAATTCAGATAGTTGAAAATTTGAATGAAGAAGACTTAATGAGTGAAATTGCAGTTAAGGATGAAAAAAAAGAATTATAA
- the rseP gene encoding RIP metalloprotease RseP, with translation MYIFLSILAFTFIIFIHELGHLFFAKLFKVKVEVFSIGIGPSLFKFKIKDTEYRFSPIFLGGYCKLKGAEHLENELRLNRQLEADKDSIFGISNFKKILIYFAGPLFNLIFALIVFIAIEMIGIVYPDYFNKIVVINNSVLSKFRDGDVILSVNNSGIRYFSDLNKVVPLKDSRVTFIVLRDSKTISFEDYTSFDKLLKEIGPWINLIISKVKTNSSAEVAGLKPNDKIISINDVILNNNVELNNLIEKLDSNVVDIKYERNGEILTSRLVFQDTNKSLGVYLLPGLERVVKSDNLGIAIKNSFNKVLNILGHILYSIVALFTNFKNNAKNVTGPVGMINIFIDSFSAGILSWFNTIAIFNLLIAGMNLFFVVIPMLDGGQILISLIEILRGKRFRAKVIYYFYIFGILLMLSLFILGFFNDLRNL, from the coding sequence ATGTATATTTTTCTTAGTATTTTGGCGTTTACCTTTATAATATTCATTCATGAATTAGGTCATTTATTCTTTGCAAAACTTTTTAAAGTTAAAGTTGAAGTTTTTTCTATAGGGATAGGCCCTAGTCTTTTTAAATTTAAAATAAAAGACACGGAGTATAGATTTTCTCCTATTTTTTTGGGGGGATATTGTAAGCTTAAAGGGGCTGAACATTTAGAAAATGAGCTTAGATTAAATAGACAGCTTGAAGCGGATAAAGATTCTATTTTTGGTATTTCTAATTTTAAGAAAATATTAATATATTTTGCAGGGCCTCTCTTTAATTTAATTTTTGCATTAATTGTTTTTATTGCAATAGAAATGATAGGTATTGTTTATCCTGATTATTTTAATAAAATAGTAGTTATTAATAATAGTGTTTTGAGTAAGTTTAGAGATGGGGATGTTATTTTAAGCGTTAATAATAGTGGTATAAGGTATTTTTCCGATTTAAATAAAGTTGTTCCTTTAAAAGATTCAAGAGTGACTTTCATAGTTTTAAGGGACAGTAAGACTATTAGTTTTGAAGATTATACAAGTTTCGATAAGCTTTTAAAGGAAATTGGTCCTTGGATAAATCTTATTATTTCTAAAGTTAAAACAAATTCTTCAGCTGAAGTTGCCGGTCTTAAACCTAATGATAAGATAATAAGCATTAATGATGTGATTTTAAATAATAATGTGGAGTTAAACAATTTGATTGAGAAGCTTGATTCTAATGTGGTGGATATTAAGTATGAGAGAAATGGAGAGATTTTAACTTCCAGGTTGGTGTTTCAAGATACTAATAAAAGTTTAGGAGTTTATTTATTGCCTGGTTTAGAGCGAGTGGTTAAGTCAGATAATTTAGGAATTGCTATTAAAAATTCTTTTAATAAAGTCTTAAATATTTTAGGTCATATTCTTTACTCCATTGTTGCATTATTCACTAATTTTAAGAATAATGCTAAAAATGTCACAGGGCCTGTTGGTATGATTAATATTTTTATTGATTCTTTTTCTGCTGGAATATTATCTTGGTTTAATACTATTGCTATTTTTAATTTACTTATTGCTGGTATGAATTTGTTTTTTGTTGTAATTCCAATGCTTGATGGAGGTCAAATTCTTATTAGTTTAATTGAAATCTTGCGTGGGAAACGATTTAGGGCAAAAGTTATTTATTATTTTTATATTTTTGGTATTTTGTTGATGTTAAGTCTTTTTATATTAGGGTTTTTTAACGATTTACGTAATCTTTAG
- a CDS encoding 30S ribosomal protein S1, whose protein sequence is MENQEDLQENYLKVLEKVELGSSVSGVVINVMKDYVLVDIGYKSEGFIKIDEFETIPSIGDKLDAIVTKVGGELGLVLSVAKLDSLNLQDKIDEYISNRKVLKGKILAELSSGYKVQINENVIGFMPSYLSSKFRDEKLKRGLVVEFYVVQADKTDGLRLILDRRTLERERELVKKKELVSSYNEGDIVDGVVERITDYSAIIKVKNLVLGVLHKRNIAFNRVENIEDFIRVGDKLRLKIIKLNVNAVKMELSLKALKTNPWDSVEAKYKVESIVKGKVVKILPFGAVVELDSEISGFIHISNFSWVRVIKSPQELVKVGQIVEVKILEIDKENQKISLGIKQVNENPWNNLAQRCAVGKVVQGVVKNITKTGAFVSIEEGIDAYISKFDISWIDEVNPEEYFKLGSSISGKVIELDAKKQNIKLGIKQLEENPWDDFSKSYKKGDTLEVEIVEKKSKGVQVRVYGKIMGFISKIQLGDTKESSLETFENLNIGDKLKVIITNIDFKNKLVLLSYRAYKEQKSSEEISSYLFKEDDEESYKPFANLLKRNADV, encoded by the coding sequence ATGGAAAATCAAGAAGATTTACAAGAAAATTATCTAAAGGTTCTTGAAAAAGTAGAACTAGGTAGTAGTGTTTCTGGTGTTGTTATAAATGTCATGAAAGATTATGTGCTTGTAGATATTGGTTATAAATCTGAAGGTTTTATTAAAATCGATGAATTTGAAACCATTCCAAGTATTGGAGATAAGCTTGATGCAATAGTTACAAAAGTAGGGGGAGAATTAGGATTAGTTCTTAGTGTTGCAAAGCTTGATTCTCTAAATTTGCAAGATAAGATTGATGAGTATATTTCAAATAGAAAGGTGCTTAAAGGCAAGATTTTAGCTGAACTTTCAAGTGGCTATAAAGTTCAGATTAATGAGAATGTTATTGGATTTATGCCATCTTATTTGAGTTCTAAATTTAGAGATGAAAAATTAAAAAGAGGTTTAGTGGTTGAGTTTTATGTTGTTCAGGCAGATAAAACCGATGGTCTTAGGCTTATTCTTGATAGACGAACTTTGGAGCGAGAGAGAGAGCTTGTAAAGAAAAAAGAACTTGTTAGTTCTTATAATGAGGGGGATATAGTTGATGGTGTTGTTGAAAGAATTACAGATTATAGTGCTATTATAAAGGTTAAAAATCTTGTTTTAGGAGTATTGCATAAAAGGAATATTGCATTTAATCGTGTTGAGAATATTGAAGATTTTATTCGTGTTGGTGATAAATTAAGATTGAAAATCATTAAATTAAATGTAAATGCAGTAAAGATGGAGTTATCTCTTAAGGCTTTAAAGACAAATCCTTGGGATTCTGTTGAGGCTAAGTATAAGGTTGAGAGTATTGTAAAGGGCAAAGTTGTCAAAATATTACCTTTTGGGGCTGTAGTTGAACTTGATAGTGAGATATCAGGATTTATTCATATAAGTAATTTTTCTTGGGTAAGGGTTATAAAAAGTCCTCAGGAATTAGTTAAAGTTGGTCAAATCGTAGAAGTTAAGATTTTGGAGATAGACAAGGAAAATCAAAAAATATCTTTAGGTATTAAGCAAGTTAATGAAAATCCATGGAATAATTTGGCTCAAAGGTGTGCTGTTGGTAAAGTTGTTCAGGGTGTTGTTAAAAATATTACAAAGACGGGTGCTTTTGTGAGCATTGAAGAAGGTATAGACGCATATATTAGTAAATTTGATATTTCTTGGATTGACGAAGTTAATCCTGAGGAATACTTTAAATTAGGCAGTTCAATTAGTGGAAAAGTAATTGAACTTGATGCAAAGAAGCAAAATATTAAGTTGGGAATTAAACAGTTGGAAGAGAATCCTTGGGATGATTTTTCTAAGAGCTATAAGAAAGGTGATACTCTTGAAGTTGAAATTGTAGAGAAGAAGTCAAAGGGAGTTCAGGTAAGAGTTTATGGTAAAATAATGGGATTTATTAGTAAAATACAACTTGGAGATACAAAAGAGTCCAGTTTGGAGACTTTTGAAAATTTGAATATTGGAGACAAACTTAAAGTTATAATCACCAATATTGATTTTAAAAACAAATTAGTTTTGCTTTCTTATAGGGCGTATAAAGAGCAAAAATCAAGCGAAGAAATTTCTTCTTATTTGTTTAAGGAAGATGATGAAGAATCTTATAAACCCTTTGCAAATCTGTTAAAGAGGAATGCTGATGTTTAA
- the uppS gene encoding polyprenyl diphosphate synthase encodes MNNNSLPMHVGIIMDGNRRWALKRGLSLFEGHKEGLKRAKEIVKYSLKLGIKYLSLYVFSTENWNRTKSEIKHLMFVIADYLSSEFEFYSTNNIKILVSGEIEALSKEVRKSIIDAIDFTKNFDGLVLNLAINYGGRNEIVRATKKILGSGLQCETLDEIVFSKFLDNPELCDLDLLIRTGGDMRISNFLLWRIAYCEFVFSSVLWPEYSVSHYDKDLECFKNRKRNFGR; translated from the coding sequence ATGAATAATAATTCCCTTCCAATGCATGTTGGGATCATCATGGATGGAAATAGAAGATGGGCTTTAAAAAGAGGTCTGTCATTGTTTGAAGGACACAAAGAAGGCTTAAAGAGAGCTAAGGAGATAGTTAAATATTCTCTTAAATTAGGCATAAAATATTTATCTCTCTATGTTTTTTCTACAGAAAATTGGAATAGGACAAAATCTGAAATAAAACATTTGATGTTTGTGATTGCCGATTATTTAAGTTCTGAGTTTGAATTTTATAGTACAAATAATATAAAAATACTAGTATCAGGAGAGATTGAAGCTTTAAGTAAGGAAGTAAGAAAGTCAATCATTGATGCTATTGATTTTACAAAAAATTTTGATGGACTTGTGTTAAATTTGGCAATTAATTATGGTGGTCGAAATGAAATAGTTAGAGCTACTAAGAAAATTCTGGGAAGTGGTTTACAGTGTGAGACTTTAGATGAGATTGTATTTTCTAAATTTTTGGACAATCCTGAACTTTGTGATCTTGATCTTTTAATTCGTACTGGTGGAGACATGAGAATAAGTAATTTTCTTTTATGGAGAATTGCTTATTGTGAATTTGTTTTTTCAAGTGTTTTGTGGCCAGAGTATTCCGTTTCGCATTATGATAAAGACTTGGAATGTTTTAAAAATAGGAAGAGGAATTTTGGGAGATAA